A genomic segment from Parolsenella catena encodes:
- a CDS encoding glutamate-5-semialdehyde dehydrogenase, protein MTSCSSSSYTEQDVTSTKGEMMSEAIEKATAAKVAAALLAQSSAAERTDAILGAAQSVSDGRDRILAANGADMQRARANGMPGPMLDRLMLDDARIDGIVSAMREVAGQPDPIGEVVGGRTLASGIRLTQVRVPLGVIGMIYEARPNVTADAICLTMRTGNAVVLRGGSAARESCKAIVEACRAGIAAAGLPQDAACLLESEGHEQTIELMHADGLVDLIIPRGGHSLIRTCVEQSSVPVIQTGEGNCHVYVHAAADPDMALRIIENAKVQRPGVCNAIETVLVDQSISLEFIPMLVKACASWGVTVHGDEHVTSVARHMGLAEGTQFSAATTADWATEYDALELAVRVVSGLDEAIDHINTYGTKHSECIVTNEVPAADAFLARVDAAAVYVNASTRFTDGGMFGLGAEIGISTQKLHARGPMGALALTTTKCLLRGEGQVRA, encoded by the coding sequence GTGACGAGCTGCTCGTCTTCTAGCTACACTGAGCAAGACGTGACGTCTACGAAGGGGGAAATGATGTCCGAGGCCATCGAGAAGGCTACGGCCGCCAAGGTCGCCGCAGCTCTGCTTGCCCAGTCGAGTGCCGCCGAGAGGACTGACGCGATTCTCGGTGCGGCCCAGTCCGTGAGCGACGGCCGCGATCGTATCCTCGCGGCGAACGGGGCGGACATGCAGCGCGCAAGGGCAAACGGAATGCCCGGGCCCATGCTCGACAGGCTCATGCTGGACGACGCGCGCATCGACGGCATCGTCTCAGCCATGAGGGAGGTCGCTGGCCAGCCGGACCCCATCGGCGAGGTCGTGGGTGGTCGCACGCTCGCCTCTGGCATCCGGCTCACGCAGGTCCGCGTCCCCCTCGGCGTCATCGGCATGATCTATGAGGCTCGTCCCAACGTCACGGCGGACGCCATCTGCCTTACGATGCGCACGGGAAACGCCGTCGTCCTTCGTGGCGGCTCGGCGGCTCGCGAGTCCTGCAAGGCCATCGTCGAGGCATGCCGGGCGGGGATTGCCGCCGCCGGCCTGCCCCAGGACGCGGCGTGTCTGCTCGAGTCCGAGGGCCACGAGCAGACGATCGAGCTCATGCATGCCGATGGCCTCGTTGACCTGATCATTCCTCGCGGAGGCCACTCGCTCATCCGCACGTGCGTCGAGCAGTCTAGCGTGCCCGTCATCCAGACGGGCGAGGGAAACTGCCACGTCTACGTCCACGCCGCCGCCGACCCCGACATGGCCCTGCGTATCATCGAGAATGCCAAGGTACAGCGTCCTGGCGTCTGCAACGCGATTGAGACCGTCCTCGTCGACCAGTCCATCTCACTGGAGTTCATCCCGATGCTCGTCAAGGCATGCGCCTCTTGGGGCGTCACCGTGCATGGCGACGAGCACGTGACGTCGGTCGCAAGGCATATGGGGCTCGCCGAGGGAACGCAGTTCAGCGCAGCCACAACCGCGGACTGGGCCACCGAGTACGACGCTCTCGAGCTTGCCGTCCGCGTCGTCTCCGGCCTTGACGAGGCCATCGATCACATCAACACCTACGGCACGAAGCACTCCGAGTGCATCGTGACCAACGAGGTCCCTGCGGCCGACGCCTTCCTCGCCCGCGTGGATGCGGCCGCCGTGTATGTGAACGCCTCCACGCGCTTCACCGACGGCGGTATGTTCGGCCTGGGCGCCGAGATTGGCATCTCAACGCAGAAGCTCCACGCAAGGGGCCCCATGGGTGCGCTTGCCCTCACCACGACCAAGTGCCTCCTTCGCGGAGAGGGCCAGGTGCGCGCCTGA
- the proB gene encoding glutamate 5-kinase, with protein MGRLIVFKVGSSTLMGPDGELDVAFVRSMCEQICELKRRGDCVVLVSSGAAAVGRSLLGFTERPSDIPTLQACAAAGQTTLIERYAEVLAQDGVRCAQVLLTRGDVVDRTGYLNARNTFERLLDLGVLPIVNENDTVSVREFSFGDNDMLGAIVSSLIDADSYVILSDIDGLYTANPDTDPTATLVERVERVDANVIAMAGGAGSSYGTGGMATKIRAARAMLAAGIPMTICRGRGDRALINAADGRGLRTVFECPGEGTHEQARKLWIGLAGVSRGSVRIDAGACRALENEGASLLPVGVTGVEGPFDEGDTVNVLGPDGQLVARGITRYSSDELVRVHGLRLDVIARFVPARADCPVIHRDELLVF; from the coding sequence ATGGGCCGCCTCATCGTCTTCAAGGTGGGGTCGTCGACGCTCATGGGGCCCGACGGCGAGCTCGATGTCGCCTTCGTTCGCTCGATGTGCGAGCAGATCTGCGAGCTCAAGCGCCGTGGGGATTGCGTCGTGCTCGTCTCGAGCGGAGCCGCCGCCGTGGGGCGCTCGCTTCTTGGCTTCACCGAGCGTCCAAGCGACATCCCAACGCTTCAGGCGTGCGCGGCCGCGGGCCAGACGACGCTCATCGAGCGCTACGCGGAGGTTCTCGCCCAGGACGGCGTGCGTTGCGCCCAGGTGCTGCTCACGAGGGGAGACGTCGTCGACAGGACGGGGTACCTCAACGCCCGCAACACGTTCGAGCGGCTTCTTGACCTTGGCGTGCTGCCCATCGTGAACGAGAACGACACGGTCAGCGTTCGTGAGTTCTCCTTTGGCGACAACGACATGCTCGGCGCCATCGTTTCTTCGCTCATCGACGCCGACAGCTACGTGATCCTCTCCGACATCGATGGCCTGTACACGGCAAATCCCGACACCGACCCTACGGCGACGCTTGTCGAGCGAGTCGAGCGCGTTGATGCCAACGTCATTGCCATGGCCGGTGGCGCCGGCAGCAGCTATGGCACCGGTGGCATGGCCACCAAGATTCGTGCCGCCCGCGCCATGCTCGCGGCGGGAATTCCGATGACGATCTGTCGCGGCAGGGGAGACAGGGCTCTTATCAACGCTGCTGACGGCAGGGGGCTGCGCACCGTCTTCGAGTGTCCCGGCGAGGGTACCCATGAGCAGGCCAGAAAGCTCTGGATTGGCCTTGCCGGCGTCTCGCGCGGCTCGGTGCGCATCGATGCGGGCGCGTGCCGTGCCCTCGAGAACGAGGGTGCGTCGTTGCTTCCGGTGGGCGTCACCGGGGTAGAGGGCCCGTTCGACGAGGGCGACACGGTCAACGTGCTCGGGCCCGACGGCCAGCTCGTGGCGCGCGGCATCACGAGGTACTCATCCGACGAGCTCGTGCGCGTGCATGGCCTTAGGCTCGACGTCATAGCGCGTTTTGTTCCCGCGCGGGCAGACTGTCCGGTCATTCACCGTGACGAGCTGCTCGTCTTCTAG
- the obgE gene encoding GTPase ObgE, whose product MSQFTDISRINVKGGDGGAGCTSFRREAFVPKGGPDGGDGGRGGNVVLECDPQLSSLIDYRFKHHFRAERGTHGQGARKHGRDGEDLVLKVPCGTVVTELDPETMTSRYQIADLTHPGERVIVGPGGTGGKGNIHFVTSVRRAPAFSEKGEPAFEHWIELEMKLMADAALVGMPSVGKSSLIARMSAARPKIADYPFTTLVPNLGVVRSGQAGSFVVADVPGLIEGASEGKGLGHEFLRHIERTALIMHVVDLTGGYEGRDAVEDYKTINHELEAYAPELAERPQVVVANKCDMPGTSEALERLRQCAAADGHAFFAVSAVTGAGIDSLEAACAEMVSKLRAERELDEEPLRNDVWEQRRIRRDNAISISNLGGGVWRVSGAAIERMVIKTDWENEEAVAYLQHRFDRLGLDKALAKAGCVTGDTVRILGYDLDYAGDDDVDEFAELQEDEPVITVGEIALANEDQDAQAPFGEAAQDESVGEEE is encoded by the coding sequence ATGTCTCAGTTCACCGATATCTCACGCATCAACGTCAAGGGCGGCGACGGCGGTGCCGGTTGCACGTCGTTCAGGCGCGAGGCTTTCGTACCCAAGGGCGGCCCTGACGGCGGCGACGGTGGCCGAGGCGGCAACGTCGTTCTCGAGTGCGACCCTCAGCTCTCCTCGCTCATCGACTATCGCTTCAAGCACCATTTCCGCGCTGAGCGAGGCACCCATGGCCAGGGGGCGCGCAAGCACGGCCGTGACGGCGAGGACCTCGTTCTCAAGGTTCCTTGTGGCACGGTTGTGACCGAGCTCGACCCCGAGACCATGACCTCCAGGTATCAGATCGCGGACCTCACGCATCCCGGCGAGCGCGTCATCGTGGGTCCTGGCGGCACGGGCGGCAAGGGCAACATCCACTTCGTCACCTCGGTTCGCCGAGCGCCCGCCTTCTCTGAGAAGGGCGAGCCTGCCTTCGAGCACTGGATCGAGCTCGAGATGAAGCTCATGGCAGACGCAGCCCTCGTGGGCATGCCGAGCGTGGGCAAGTCCTCGCTCATCGCGCGCATGAGCGCGGCGCGCCCCAAGATCGCCGACTATCCCTTCACGACGCTCGTGCCCAACCTCGGCGTCGTTCGCTCCGGGCAGGCCGGCTCCTTCGTCGTCGCCGACGTCCCCGGTCTCATCGAGGGCGCGAGCGAGGGCAAGGGCCTGGGGCACGAGTTCCTTCGCCATATCGAGCGTACGGCTCTCATCATGCACGTCGTGGATCTCACGGGCGGCTACGAGGGCAGGGACGCCGTCGAGGACTACAAGACCATCAACCATGAGCTTGAGGCCTATGCGCCCGAGCTTGCCGAGCGTCCCCAGGTGGTCGTGGCCAACAAGTGCGACATGCCGGGGACGAGCGAGGCCCTCGAGCGCCTGCGCCAGTGCGCCGCGGCAGACGGGCACGCGTTCTTCGCCGTCTCCGCCGTGACGGGTGCCGGCATCGACTCCCTCGAGGCCGCCTGCGCCGAGATGGTCTCCAAGCTCAGGGCCGAGCGCGAGCTCGACGAGGAGCCGCTTCGCAACGACGTCTGGGAGCAGCGCCGTATTCGCAGGGACAACGCCATCTCCATCTCCAACCTTGGCGGCGGCGTCTGGCGCGTCTCCGGTGCGGCCATCGAGCGCATGGTCATCAAGACCGACTGGGAGAACGAGGAGGCCGTTGCCTACCTGCAGCACCGCTTCGACCGCCTCGGTCTTGACAAGGCGCTCGCTAAGGCCGGCTGCGTGACGGGAGACACCGTTCGCATCCTCGGGTATGACCTCGACTACGCCGGAGACGATGACGTTGACGAGTTTGCCGAGCTCCAGGAGGACGAGCCGGTCATCACTGTCGGCGAGATCGCGCTTGCCAACGAGGACCAGGACGCGCAGGCGCCCTTCGGCGAGGCCGCCCAGGATGAATCCGTGGGCGAGGAGGAGTAG
- the rpmA gene encoding 50S ribosomal protein L27, whose protein sequence is MAHKKGQASSRNGRDSAAQRLGTKIFGGQSIKTGQIIVRQRGTHIVPGENVGRGKDDTLFALADGTVEFVKGAKHRVHVRPAQEA, encoded by the coding sequence ATGGCACACAAGAAGGGTCAGGCTAGCTCCCGTAACGGTCGTGACTCCGCGGCTCAGCGCCTCGGCACGAAGATCTTCGGCGGCCAGTCCATCAAGACCGGTCAGATTATCGTTCGTCAGCGTGGCACGCACATCGTGCCGGGCGAGAACGTCGGTCGTGGCAAGGACGACACGCTGTTCGCCCTCGCTGACGGCACCGTCGAGTTCGTGAAGGGCGCCAAGCACCGCGTGCACGTGCGTCCGGCGCAGGAGGCTTAA
- the rplU gene encoding 50S ribosomal protein L21 — protein sequence MYAIITTGGKQYKVAKGDVFDVEKLDAQPGDEVKLDVLMLNDGKKVLVDADALAKKKVTCKVVDQHKGEKQIVFKFQKRKRHSVKKGHRQNLTRLEVCSMPRITSTAKKAASTEAAAE from the coding sequence ATGTACGCAATCATCACGACTGGTGGCAAGCAGTACAAGGTTGCCAAGGGCGACGTCTTTGACGTTGAGAAGCTCGACGCGCAGCCTGGCGACGAGGTCAAGCTCGACGTTCTCATGCTCAACGACGGCAAGAAGGTTCTTGTTGACGCTGATGCGCTTGCCAAGAAGAAGGTCACCTGCAAGGTCGTCGACCAGCACAAGGGTGAGAAGCAGATCGTCTTCAAGTTCCAGAAGCGCAAGCGCCACTCTGTCAAGAAGGGTCACCGCCAGAACCTCACGCGTCTTGAGGTCTGCAGCATGCCCCGCATCACCTCCACGGCCAAGAAGGCCGCTTCGACCGAGGCTGCCGCCGAGTAG
- a CDS encoding FtsW/RodA/SpoVE family cell cycle protein produces MAQNSAGGVGFGSVVSSLFGGDAGKKPGAARVPNRGGALSNVYWANLIPALLLIAYGLVVVWSASLSNANASLPRQALGAVIGLAVAALIWHWDYRSLANMSTWLLVIDVIIMISPRIPGLASAANGMTGWVKLGPLRFQPSEVGKLVTIFLMASLCAQFNGRIKEFRDYVKLCATLLVPFAAIMCQPDLGTGLILIVTGAAIIICAGARTDWVVITLILFVIGCALIIFVSLNYGFPLKQYQLNRLLVFADSSLESTSAGYNLQQAKIAVGSGGLFGKGIGAATQSAGGFLPENHTDFIFARLSEEFGFAGALVLLALYAWLIFSALRLAMKLEAPFAKLVLAGVVAMWSYQLLQNVGMCIGIMPITGIPLPFISYGATSMVVQIASVGIVQSVYAHRTKSA; encoded by the coding sequence ATGGCACAGAATTCCGCGGGAGGCGTTGGCTTTGGAAGCGTCGTCTCGTCACTGTTCGGCGGTGACGCCGGCAAGAAGCCCGGGGCGGCCCGCGTGCCCAACCGTGGTGGCGCGCTTTCCAACGTCTACTGGGCAAATCTCATCCCTGCGCTTCTTCTCATTGCGTATGGGCTCGTCGTCGTGTGGAGCGCGTCTCTCTCGAACGCCAACGCCTCGCTTCCTCGTCAGGCGCTCGGAGCCGTCATTGGCCTTGCCGTTGCCGCGCTGATCTGGCATTGGGATTATCGCTCGCTTGCGAACATGTCCACCTGGTTGCTCGTCATTGACGTGATCATCATGATCTCCCCGCGCATCCCGGGCCTGGCTTCCGCTGCGAACGGCATGACGGGCTGGGTCAAGCTCGGTCCGCTGCGCTTTCAGCCCTCAGAGGTCGGAAAGCTCGTGACGATCTTTCTGATGGCGTCTCTTTGCGCTCAGTTCAACGGGCGCATCAAGGAGTTCCGCGACTACGTGAAGCTCTGCGCCACGCTGCTCGTTCCGTTTGCCGCGATCATGTGCCAGCCCGACCTCGGCACGGGTCTCATTCTCATCGTGACCGGTGCCGCCATCATCATCTGCGCCGGCGCCAGGACAGACTGGGTCGTCATCACGCTCATCCTGTTCGTGATTGGCTGCGCGCTCATCATCTTCGTGTCGCTCAACTACGGGTTTCCGCTCAAGCAGTACCAGCTCAATCGTCTGCTCGTCTTCGCCGACTCGAGCCTTGAGTCGACGAGCGCGGGCTACAACCTGCAACAGGCTAAGATCGCGGTTGGCTCGGGCGGTCTGTTTGGCAAGGGCATCGGCGCGGCCACGCAGTCGGCCGGCGGCTTTCTGCCCGAGAACCACACGGACTTCATCTTCGCGCGCCTGTCCGAGGAGTTCGGCTTTGCCGGCGCCCTGGTCCTGCTCGCCCTCTACGCGTGGCTCATCTTCTCGGCGCTGCGCCTTGCCATGAAGCTTGAGGCCCCGTTTGCCAAGCTCGTCCTTGCGGGCGTCGTGGCCATGTGGAGCTACCAGCTCCTGCAGAACGTCGGCATGTGCATCGGCATCATGCCCATCACGGGCATCCCGCTGCCGTTCATCAGCTATGGCGCCACGTCCATGGTCGTTCAGATCGCGAGCGTGGGCATCGTGCAGTCCGTGTACGCTCATCGAACCAAATCTGCCTAG
- the mrdA gene encoding penicillin-binding protein 2, protein MSSGTILLIGCIIILAAVAVIAVLMLSRGGSGFKFDIGGQAPRAAGGNDTSAETTFKSRFVGLGIFSGSVLGVLLARLWSMQVVSGDDYTRQAESNRTRTVTTAAPRGRILDRNGVELVTNRPSLTVCAMSDIADNTIELNVLSALLGIPSVAAKRRATDSTQSAQSARTVAVDATRSAVAFIQEHIDVFPDVNIETRTQRSYPQGEVAAQVLGYTGTVTQDQIDSSADANGGITYESGDTTGQAGVEFQYEELLQGVRGEQTVYVDVHGNVLDYSSSVPAESGSDIMLTIDLDIQKAAEEALVKQIKKRQDSGVKECTSGAAIVLDATNGEVLAMASAPLFRPEVFVGGISQDDWDVLSADDAGNPLMNKAVSGQYVAASTIKPLTTFAALDYGIATPDTTYDCTGWWTGFGDAYGKYCWNTKGHGYLNLRGGIVNSCDVVFYEVAKGFYNAGDKADGMQDTFKKWGLGSTTGIDLPSESAGRVPDAEWKWNYFSNWSDTDRQWNGGDYTNIAIGQGDIAVTPLQMACVYMGIANRGTIWRPHVLKSVVGRGDNGTVREYEPTVSISPEESSSNFDLVVSGLDGVVYEESESQSAHFTNMTQRVAGKTGSGEHGEYPTSWFCCFAPEDNPKYVVAVAVEKGGYGGSCALYVARDILGAIYNEPDTQTSEVQDTSR, encoded by the coding sequence ATGAGCTCGGGAACCATTCTGCTCATAGGCTGCATCATCATTCTCGCCGCCGTGGCCGTCATAGCCGTCCTCATGCTCAGTCGTGGGGGGAGCGGGTTCAAGTTTGACATCGGCGGCCAGGCGCCGAGGGCCGCCGGCGGCAACGACACGTCTGCGGAGACCACGTTCAAGAGCCGCTTCGTGGGACTGGGGATCTTCTCCGGCTCCGTGTTAGGCGTCCTTCTCGCACGCCTCTGGTCCATGCAGGTTGTCTCTGGGGACGACTACACGAGGCAGGCGGAGTCAAACCGCACGAGGACCGTCACGACGGCAGCTCCCCGTGGCCGCATCCTTGACCGCAACGGCGTCGAGCTCGTGACGAACCGTCCGAGCCTCACCGTATGCGCCATGAGTGACATCGCCGACAACACCATAGAGCTCAACGTGCTCTCCGCCCTTCTTGGCATTCCCTCCGTGGCGGCCAAGCGCCGCGCCACGGACTCCACGCAGAGTGCGCAGAGCGCACGCACCGTCGCCGTCGACGCGACCCGCTCTGCCGTCGCTTTCATCCAGGAGCACATCGACGTCTTCCCCGACGTAAACATCGAGACGAGAACCCAGCGCTCCTATCCCCAGGGAGAGGTGGCCGCACAGGTGCTTGGCTACACCGGCACCGTCACGCAGGACCAGATCGACTCCTCCGCGGACGCAAACGGTGGCATCACCTACGAGAGCGGCGACACGACAGGTCAAGCCGGCGTCGAGTTCCAGTATGAGGAGCTTCTTCAGGGCGTCCGAGGCGAGCAGACCGTCTACGTCGACGTCCATGGAAACGTGCTCGATTACTCTTCGTCGGTTCCTGCCGAGAGTGGCTCCGACATCATGCTCACCATTGACCTCGACATCCAGAAGGCCGCCGAGGAGGCGCTCGTCAAGCAGATCAAGAAGCGTCAGGACTCGGGCGTGAAGGAGTGCACGTCGGGAGCGGCCATCGTTCTGGACGCCACGAACGGCGAGGTCCTCGCCATGGCCAGCGCCCCGCTCTTCAGGCCCGAGGTGTTCGTTGGCGGCATCTCGCAAGATGACTGGGACGTGCTGTCTGCGGACGACGCCGGAAACCCGCTCATGAACAAGGCCGTGAGTGGCCAGTACGTCGCGGCGTCAACCATAAAGCCGCTCACGACGTTTGCCGCCCTTGACTATGGCATTGCCACCCCGGACACGACGTATGACTGCACAGGCTGGTGGACGGGTTTTGGAGACGCGTACGGCAAGTACTGCTGGAACACGAAGGGCCATGGCTACCTGAATCTGAGGGGCGGCATTGTCAACTCGTGCGACGTCGTGTTCTACGAGGTGGCAAAGGGCTTCTACAACGCGGGCGACAAGGCCGACGGCATGCAGGACACCTTCAAGAAGTGGGGTCTTGGCTCCACGACTGGCATCGACCTTCCAAGCGAGTCGGCCGGGCGAGTCCCGGACGCCGAGTGGAAGTGGAACTACTTCTCGAACTGGTCGGACACGGATCGCCAATGGAACGGCGGCGACTACACCAACATCGCCATCGGCCAGGGCGACATCGCCGTGACGCCGCTTCAGATGGCGTGCGTCTACATGGGCATCGCGAACCGCGGTACCATCTGGCGCCCGCACGTGCTCAAGAGCGTCGTGGGTAGGGGAGACAACGGCACCGTGCGCGAGTACGAGCCCACGGTGTCCATCAGCCCCGAGGAGAGCAGCTCCAACTTCGACCTCGTCGTCTCGGGACTCGACGGCGTCGTCTACGAGGAGAGCGAGTCGCAGTCCGCGCACTTCACGAACATGACCCAGCGAGTCGCGGGAAAGACGGGCTCCGGTGAGCACGGCGAATACCCCACGAGCTGGTTCTGCTGCTTCGCTCCCGAGGACAACCCCAAGTACGTGGTCGCGGTTGCCGTCGAGAAAGGCGGCTACGGCGGCTCGTGCGCGCTCTACGTTGCCCGTGACATTCTCGGTGCGATATACAACGAGCCGGACACGCAGACGTCAGAGGTCCAGGATACTTCGAGGTAG
- the mreD gene encoding rod shape-determining protein MreD, which yields MIVNDTGKARRVSIVLAVVLGILQLSIVPNVAILGGRANLALVFVAAVCLGGETSKAPFVGFFAGLFYDLAGSGPIGLMALLLTLTGFALSAAGRSRVSDDPTASMVLFVPVALVVEALYAIVLLLFGQAESFVEVVFMRALPGAVLDCIALCLVALVLSRTSGGSGGFGGKHSSGLSLKGL from the coding sequence ATGATCGTCAATGACACGGGCAAGGCGCGTCGCGTCTCCATCGTGCTCGCCGTCGTTCTCGGCATCCTGCAGCTCTCCATAGTTCCCAACGTGGCAATCCTCGGGGGCCGCGCGAACCTCGCGCTCGTCTTCGTTGCCGCCGTGTGCCTGGGCGGGGAGACGTCCAAGGCGCCCTTTGTGGGCTTTTTCGCCGGTCTGTTCTATGACCTGGCAGGCTCTGGCCCTATTGGCCTCATGGCTCTGCTGCTCACGCTCACGGGATTTGCCCTGTCCGCGGCGGGCCGCAGTCGTGTCTCGGACGATCCGACGGCCTCCATGGTTCTGTTTGTGCCCGTCGCCCTTGTCGTCGAGGCTCTCTACGCCATCGTGCTTCTCCTCTTTGGTCAGGCCGAGTCCTTCGTCGAGGTCGTGTTCATGCGCGCGCTTCCCGGCGCGGTGCTCGATTGCATCGCCCTGTGCCTCGTCGCCCTTGTCCTATCCAGGACGAGTGGCGGCTCGGGCGGGTTTGGCGGCAAGCATTCGAGCGGCCTGTCGCTGAAGGGCCTGTAG
- the mreC gene encoding rod shape-determining protein MreC, translated as MAQRFSAPSSSMGRGSSSGVPRSLIVFTVLSVLMFVLGIREGDSGLLHGVRGVFQTLATPARVVGSVVASPVSGLGNIMGNLTADSETLSDLKSENEQLKSQVARLSEYEEEANTLTDLLQLRNQYNLDSTAARVIARSTDSWSSTITIDKGQSSGIETGMPVTTTTGVIGQVCEAGPTTATVRLITDESSGVSAKVQSSGAQGQLQGSADGTLRLNLIRTDQQVSPGDSVVTSGLGGVYPKGLPIGTVTNVTKSPGSMYYEVVVEPLTSVDSLSEVLVVTSLSSDQQATSDDAASANAQDRTSSTTASTQAATTTDATTDAATDESDATSEE; from the coding sequence ATGGCTCAGCGCTTCTCGGCTCCCAGCTCATCCATGGGGCGCGGGTCCTCCTCGGGGGTCCCGCGCTCGCTCATAGTCTTCACCGTGCTTTCGGTGCTCATGTTCGTCTTGGGCATCCGCGAGGGTGACTCAGGCCTACTGCACGGCGTTCGCGGCGTGTTCCAGACGCTTGCCACGCCTGCGCGCGTCGTGGGGTCCGTCGTCGCCTCGCCCGTCTCGGGGCTTGGTAACATCATGGGCAACCTGACCGCGGATTCCGAGACCCTCTCTGATCTCAAGTCCGAGAACGAGCAGCTCAAGAGTCAGGTCGCGAGGCTCTCGGAGTACGAGGAGGAGGCCAACACCCTCACCGACCTCCTGCAGCTGAGGAACCAGTACAACCTCGATTCGACTGCCGCGCGCGTCATCGCCAGGTCGACGGACTCCTGGAGCTCCACGATTACCATCGACAAGGGTCAGAGCTCGGGGATCGAGACTGGGATGCCCGTTACCACGACAACCGGCGTTATCGGGCAGGTCTGCGAGGCCGGCCCCACGACGGCCACCGTGCGCCTCATCACCGACGAGAGCTCGGGTGTCTCCGCCAAGGTGCAGTCGAGCGGCGCGCAGGGTCAGCTTCAAGGCTCTGCGGACGGGACGCTTCGGCTCAACCTCATCAGGACCGATCAGCAGGTCTCGCCCGGGGACTCGGTTGTCACGAGCGGCCTGGGCGGCGTCTACCCCAAGGGGTTGCCCATCGGCACGGTGACCAACGTCACCAAGTCTCCCGGATCGATGTACTACGAGGTCGTGGTCGAGCCGCTTACCTCGGTTGACTCTCTTTCCGAGGTGCTCGTGGTGACGTCGTTGTCGAGCGATCAGCAGGCGACCTCCGATGACGCCGCGAGCGCGAACGCCCAGGACCGCACCAGCTCCACGACTGCCTCGACGCAGGCCGCCACCACGACAGATGCCACCACGGACGCCGCGACCGACGAGTCGGACGCCACGAGCGAGGAGTAG
- the mreB gene encoding rod shape-determining protein codes for MSFLDSIFGEYGGDLAIDLGTANTLVSVRGEGIVINEPSVVAIDQSEERVLAVGADAKRMVGRTPGSIKAIRPLKDGVISDFDVTEVMLRYFIEKASKRRYPWSPRPRVVVCVPSGVTSVEKRAVFEATIQAGARQAFLIEEPMAAAIGSNLPIEDPTGTMVVDIGGGTTEVAVIAMGGIVVSQSIRTAGDEFDQVILEHVRDAYNLSIGERTAEDIKIKVGSAAPLKEELDVEVNGRDVMSGLPKTVRIESEEIRRALNSPLDQVTKAVKDALDVTPPDLASDLMYYGIMLTGGGGLLRGLDQRLREETGVPVNVSPTALENVVLGCAKVLEANALSGGFVQSSGK; via the coding sequence ATGTCATTCCTAGACTCCATATTCGGAGAGTATGGCGGAGACCTTGCCATCGACCTGGGCACGGCCAACACGCTCGTGTCCGTCCGTGGCGAGGGCATCGTCATCAACGAGCCGTCCGTCGTGGCGATCGACCAGAGCGAGGAGCGCGTGCTGGCCGTTGGCGCGGACGCCAAGCGCATGGTCGGCCGCACGCCCGGCTCCATCAAGGCAATCAGGCCGCTCAAGGACGGTGTCATCTCTGACTTCGACGTCACGGAGGTCATGCTGCGCTACTTCATCGAGAAGGCCTCCAAGCGCCGTTACCCGTGGAGCCCGCGCCCCCGCGTCGTCGTGTGCGTGCCCTCCGGAGTGACGTCGGTCGAGAAGCGTGCCGTGTTCGAGGCAACCATCCAGGCAGGCGCTCGCCAGGCGTTCCTCATCGAGGAGCCCATGGCGGCGGCCATCGGCTCGAACCTGCCCATTGAGGACCCGACGGGCACTATGGTCGTCGACATCGGTGGCGGCACGACCGAGGTTGCCGTCATCGCCATGGGCGGCATCGTTGTCTCCCAGTCGATCCGCACGGCGGGCGACGAGTTTGACCAGGTCATCCTCGAGCACGTTCGTGACGCCTACAACCTCTCCATCGGCGAGCGTACCGCAGAGGACATCAAGATCAAGGTGGGATCGGCTGCCCCGCTCAAGGAGGAGCTTGACGTCGAGGTCAATGGTCGAGACGTCATGAGCGGCCTTCCCAAGACGGTCCGCATCGAGTCCGAGGAGATCCGTCGCGCCCTTAACTCGCCGCTTGACCAGGTGACGAAGGCTGTGAAGGACGCCCTTGACGTGACGCCCCCTGACCTGGCGAGCGACCTCATGTACTACGGCATCATGCTCACGGGTGGTGGTGGCCTGCTGCGCGGTCTCGACCAGCGCCTGCGCGAGGAGACCGGCGTTCCCGTCAACGTGAGCCCGACGGCTCTCGAGAACGTCGTTCTCGGCTGTGCCAAGGTCCTCGAGGCCAACGCGCTGTCTGGTGGCTTCGTCCAGAGTTCTGGCAAGTAG